The genomic DNA AATTCAAGAATTCAATCGGACTTTTCCTGATTGCGCCTTACCAGAATTAAAACCATGAACATCCTGCAAAAAGCCTTCTATTTGGGAGTTGGTTTGCTCTCCTTGGTGGGAGAAAAGACCAGTGATACTTTTGAGCAACTACGGCAACAGGCTAGCAAACTTGCCGATGAACTAGTCAAGCGCGGGGAAATGACAACGGAAGAAGCCCGTCGTTTTGTTGATGAAGTCATGGACCAGGCTAAGCAAAAGCCTGACAACAAACCCCAGGCACCCCGCCCCATTGAAATTTTGGATGCTCCCTCGGAAGATGAGGAAATTCAGAAACTGAAGGACAGAGTGAAAGAACTGCAGGCAGAACTGGCTCGCCTCAAGGAAAACAAGGGTGCATAAGCCAATTGTCTGGATTTTTGTGTTATGCTGGAGCAGGCTCGGAGCTATGCGGTTTCAACGCCCGAACCGTGTCAGGGTCGGAAGGCAGCAGCACTAAGGGATGCTTGGGACAGGCGTAGTTTCCGGGTCAATACCTAAGTAAAGTGCTAACCTATGACCCCCTCTGTCCAGTCAGTCCCGATCGTCTCTGGCGGCTTGTGTGAAGCGAATGATTGTTGTCTGCAGCATCAGTGGTGTGGTTTGATCTGTCGCTACCATAGGTACCTGCCTGTATCAGAGCGTACTCCCATCGTCACCCTCTACGAGGGTAACACGCCTTTAATTCCTATGCCCAGATTGAGCGATCGTGTGGGGCGGCAGGTGCAGGTCTTCGTGAAATATGACGGTTTGAATCCGACGGGGAGCTTCAAGGACCGGGGGATGACGGTGGCTATATCCAAAGCCAAGGAAGCGGGGGCAGAGGCAGTCATCTGTGCTAGCACGGGGAATACGTCAGCCGCGGCGGCAGCTTATGCCAGGAGGGGGGGCATGAGAGCTTTTGTCTTGATTCCCGATGGCAAGGTAGCGGTGGGCAAGCTAGGGCAGGCGTTGATCTACGGGGCAGAGGTTTTGGCAATTAGGGGCAACTTTGACGAGGCGCTCAATCTGGTCAGGCAAATGGCAGAGCACTACCCCGTTACCCTGGTTAATTCTGTCAATCCTTACCGATTACAGGGGCAAAAAACGGCAGCCTTTGAAGTAGTTGAGGCGCTGGGGGATGCACCGGACTGGTTATGTATTCCCGTGGGGAATGCGGGCAATATCACTGCCTACTGGATGGGGTTTTCTGAGTATTACGGAGAAGGGAAGTGTAGCAAGTTGCCCAAAATGATGGGTTTTCAGGCGGCGGGAGCAGCTCCCCTCGTCACAGGTAGAGTGGTAGAGTATCCCGAAACGATCGCGACGGCTATTCGGATTGGCAACCCTGCTAATTGGCAGAAGGCAATGGAAGTAAAATCAGCCAGCGGGGGAGCATTCCACAGTGTTACGGATGGGGAAATTCTGCAGGCATATCAATTACTAGCGGGGGAGGGAGTATTCTGTGAGCCAGCTAGTGCTGCTAGTGTGGCGGGTTTATTGAAAGTGGCAGACCAGGTCCCAGTGGGGGCTAAGGTTGTCTGTGTACTGACGGGGAACGGTCTCAAGGACCCTGACACAGCTATTGACAGTGCCATCAGTCAACTGCATCGGGGAATTACCCCTAAACTAGAAGCAATTGCACAAGTGATGGGATTCTGAATATGGATAACCTCGAGCAAAAGTTCAAACAACTGGAACAGCAGGCTGAAGTACAGACCAGTAAACTGCCCCTAGTAACAGCTATCAAACGGCTGAAGGGCTGGCAAAAAATTGCGGCAGTTGTGGTAGTGGGCGTGGTTCTGTTTGCGATTGTGCAATTTGTTGTCAATCTCCTGGTGGGAATAGTGACTCTAGGTATTTTTGTCCTGTTAGTTTCGTTTCTCTACAGGTTGTTTTTCAAGACCGATCGGGGGCAAAGTCTTTAAGGGTACTGCCAGTTATAGGCATTAGGGAAGACAAAGTGGGTCATGGAGACGGAAATGGATACATCAAGGGCTTCTACAAAATGCCACCAACCTACGGGGACAAAGATCACTTCTCCTGGATAGAGAATCTCTTCAATAATCTGGACATCGCGGAAGAGGGGAAAGGTGTTGTAATCAGGATTAGTCAAATCAACAGCACTATAGACACCGCGGTAGTTGTACAGTTTAGGAGTATAGAAAGGTGAAATCATGTACCATTTCTTACGTCCGTACACCTGTGCCATCAGCAAATTACAGGGGTCGTGGTGCAGGGGAGTGATAGTGCCCCTGGGCCCAATCCAGAGAAAGATAGTGTTCTGGGGTCGTTCCGCGCGACATATGCCCGGAAATAATTCCATGTCCTCAAATAGAGGATCAAACTCCGCACGATCGAGATTGCCGTTGTTAGCAGTCATGTAAAAGTCGTTGGTTTTTCCCGCCGTCAATATCATGTCAATGTAGTGGCGCAGGGGCATTTCTGTGCGGTGTTTTTCCATTTCTATTTCGTAGAAGGGATTCGTCGATCGATTTGTCTGCACCGACACTGTCACATGACCAAATTTTTCGGCAAAATACATAGGTGTCCACTTCTGTAGGGCTGACCAGTTCTGCATCATGCCCGTCATGATTAAAGGAGTATTAGTAGCGTAATATTGCTCTAGAAAATCGCCAGGGGTAATGGTCTCTACCCGATCGATGCGCCTTGACCTGACTGACAGTTTGTTTAGCTCAGCCGCAATAGCCATGTGGGACTCCAACTTGCGCAGGGATTTGACAAAACTAACAGCGGCTTGGGTATAGGGGCTATTGGCAGCGTTAGCGACTTCCTCTTGAGCAGCAGGGCGGTCCAGACCCCTTCGTACTAAAAACTCAACAATCTGCTCAGGGGCGTTGCCTAGTAAGAGACTCTGTCCAATCCAGGCTTGCCACTGGGGAGACAAAGTGCGGGAAGTAGAGACAGAGCCAT from Pseudanabaenaceae cyanobacterium SKYG29 includes the following:
- a CDS encoding cupin-like domain-containing protein, whose translation is MADGSVSTSRTLSPQWQAWIGQSLLLGNAPEQIVEFLVRRGLDRPAAQEEVANAANSPYTQAAVSFVKSLRKLESHMAIAAELNKLSVRSRRIDRVETITPGDFLEQYYATNTPLIMTGMMQNWSALQKWTPMYFAEKFGHVTVSVQTNRSTNPFYEIEMEKHRTEMPLRHYIDMILTAGKTNDFYMTANNGNLDRAEFDPLFEDMELFPGICRAERPQNTIFLWIGPRGTITPLHHDPCNLLMAQVYGRKKWYMISPFYTPKLYNYRGVYSAVDLTNPDYNTFPLFRDVQIIEEILYPGEVIFVPVGWWHFVEALDVSISVSMTHFVFPNAYNWQYP
- the thrC gene encoding threonine synthase yields the protein MTPSVQSVPIVSGGLCEANDCCLQHQWCGLICRYHRYLPVSERTPIVTLYEGNTPLIPMPRLSDRVGRQVQVFVKYDGLNPTGSFKDRGMTVAISKAKEAGAEAVICASTGNTSAAAAAYARRGGMRAFVLIPDGKVAVGKLGQALIYGAEVLAIRGNFDEALNLVRQMAEHYPVTLVNSVNPYRLQGQKTAAFEVVEALGDAPDWLCIPVGNAGNITAYWMGFSEYYGEGKCSKLPKMMGFQAAGAAPLVTGRVVEYPETIATAIRIGNPANWQKAMEVKSASGGAFHSVTDGEILQAYQLLAGEGVFCEPASAASVAGLLKVADQVPVGAKVVCVLTGNGLKDPDTAIDSAISQLHRGITPKLEAIAQVMGF